From Pelagicoccus enzymogenes, a single genomic window includes:
- a CDS encoding peptidase M50, with amino-acid sequence MSTANGVFDESWYRVKDCRLRLLPGIELVRQRFKGEQWYVVCDKLGHQYFRIRPEAYKFVCHLENENCVEDAWNEALRVDPENSPSQGDVVQLLSQLYRSGLLRGDRMADIEALAEVRKTEKATKTKQQWASFLFLKIPLFNPDPFLKKTIALFSWCFAPFGFIVWLLVLAFGVQALALNWGEFKDVSEGLLGLSNLPLLYLAMIITKTLHEFGHAYACRRYGREVPEMGVMLLVFNPLPYMDASASYAYTHKHRRVLVGAAGMYVEIFVAGLAILYWANAGDGTMSRLAYNMAITASVSTILFNLNPLLRFDGYHILTDLSETPNLQMRAQQLIKFAVNRYGFGLRGQPVPANSLGEVVGLTTFFFASWIYRMFLLVSILFFVSKQWLIAGVIIAIVFAVMWLVVPIVKGARYVISGTELMNNRSRAVLVSAGSILAIAAFLTWVPLPHYFRTDGIVQSNPFVNVYAGTAGELVSIDTPSGSMVQAGQLLVSFRNPELEQEAHLVELEYERLLLLIRSDQSVDGAQLEGLLAKKEALLVRREEAKRRLAELQVKAPVSGRWIAPGLHEYEDGMVARGSPLGFVRGEREFRFSAVVRQKDVDRLFTEIGDTAEVKLFGQENVTMQLSKVTPIPAEQSQLPSASLGVMGGGNVGVNTNERSGSTSSEPFFEIRSTLHVPEGQIANHGQRGVARLRLPNLPLGRQWYLRVRQAFQKEYQL; translated from the coding sequence ATGAGTACGGCCAACGGAGTTTTTGACGAATCCTGGTATCGGGTGAAGGACTGTCGCTTGCGACTGCTGCCCGGGATCGAGTTGGTGCGTCAACGCTTCAAAGGCGAGCAGTGGTACGTGGTTTGCGATAAGCTCGGCCACCAGTATTTCCGTATCCGCCCGGAAGCCTACAAGTTTGTTTGCCACCTCGAAAACGAGAACTGCGTGGAAGACGCTTGGAACGAGGCTTTGCGGGTGGATCCGGAAAATTCGCCCAGTCAAGGCGACGTGGTGCAGCTGCTATCTCAGCTCTACCGCTCCGGTTTGCTGAGAGGGGATCGCATGGCGGATATCGAAGCCTTGGCGGAAGTGCGCAAGACTGAGAAGGCCACCAAGACCAAGCAGCAGTGGGCCAGCTTTCTCTTTTTGAAGATCCCGCTCTTCAATCCGGATCCTTTTTTGAAGAAGACGATAGCCCTCTTCAGCTGGTGCTTCGCTCCGTTCGGATTTATAGTTTGGCTGCTTGTCCTTGCTTTTGGAGTACAGGCTTTGGCTTTGAATTGGGGTGAATTCAAGGACGTGTCGGAGGGTTTGCTCGGACTGTCGAATCTACCGCTGCTGTACTTGGCCATGATCATTACCAAGACCTTGCACGAGTTCGGCCACGCCTATGCCTGTCGCCGCTATGGTCGCGAGGTACCGGAAATGGGGGTGATGCTGCTCGTGTTCAACCCGCTGCCTTACATGGACGCATCCGCGAGCTATGCCTACACGCACAAGCATCGCCGGGTGTTGGTGGGGGCGGCAGGCATGTATGTGGAGATCTTTGTGGCAGGCTTGGCGATCTTGTATTGGGCCAATGCGGGGGACGGAACGATGTCGCGCCTAGCTTACAACATGGCGATTACCGCTTCCGTATCCACGATCCTGTTCAATTTGAATCCGCTGCTGCGCTTCGACGGCTATCATATATTGACGGACCTGAGCGAGACGCCGAACTTGCAGATGCGTGCTCAGCAGCTGATAAAGTTTGCGGTGAATCGCTATGGCTTCGGCTTGCGCGGGCAACCGGTGCCGGCGAATAGCCTGGGGGAGGTAGTCGGGCTCACGACCTTCTTTTTCGCCAGTTGGATCTATCGCATGTTCCTTTTGGTGAGCATTCTCTTTTTTGTATCCAAACAATGGCTAATCGCGGGCGTGATCATTGCGATCGTGTTTGCGGTGATGTGGTTGGTAGTGCCGATCGTAAAGGGCGCTCGCTATGTAATCTCGGGGACAGAACTCATGAACAATCGAAGCAGAGCAGTATTGGTTTCAGCGGGCAGCATTTTGGCGATCGCCGCATTTCTCACCTGGGTTCCCTTGCCGCACTATTTCCGCACCGACGGTATCGTACAGTCGAATCCCTTCGTGAACGTGTATGCGGGGACCGCGGGCGAGCTTGTTTCGATTGATACGCCTTCCGGATCTATGGTGCAAGCGGGGCAGTTGCTGGTCAGTTTCCGCAATCCCGAGCTGGAGCAGGAGGCCCACTTGGTGGAGTTGGAATACGAGCGCTTGCTGCTCTTGATCCGTTCCGACCAAAGCGTGGACGGGGCTCAGTTGGAAGGGCTGCTGGCCAAGAAAGAAGCCCTTCTGGTGCGTCGCGAGGAAGCGAAGCGTCGCCTCGCCGAGCTGCAGGTGAAGGCGCCGGTATCCGGCCGTTGGATCGCTCCCGGCTTGCACGAGTACGAGGATGGCATGGTGGCACGCGGGTCGCCGCTTGGATTTGTGCGTGGTGAGCGGGAGTTTCGTTTCTCGGCGGTGGTGCGCCAGAAGGACGTGGATCGCTTGTTCACGGAGATAGGGGACACGGCCGAAGTGAAGCTTTTTGGCCAGGAAAACGTAACCATGCAGCTCAGCAAGGTGACGCCGATTCCGGCCGAACAAAGCCAGCTGCCATCCGCATCGCTGGGCGTTATGGGTGGCGGTAATGTCGGGGTGAATACGAACGAACGCTCCGGTTCCACCAGCTCCGAACCGTTTTTCGAGATACGTTCCACCTTGCATGTTCCCGAGGGACAGATTGCCAACCACGGGCAGCGCGGAGTGGCTCGGCTGCGCTTGCCAAATCTCCCGCTGGGTCGCCAATGGTACCTGCGGGTGCGCCAGGCCTTCCAGAAAGAGTACCAACTCTAA
- a CDS encoding NADP-dependent isocitrate dehydrogenase encodes MSTEKSTIIYTKTDEAPALATYSFLPMVQAFAKSAGVSVETRDISLAGRILAHFPEKLTEAQRIGDHLAELGELAKTPEANIIKLPNISASIPQLTAAIKELQEHGYDIPNFPSDPKTDEEKEAKARYAKVLGSAVNPVLREGNSDRRAPNAVKNYAKKNPHSMGKWTSESKTRVATMGQNDFASNEKSVTLPAATTAEIVFTSASGEKQVLKSGLALQAGEVLDGTFMSAKALDAFLAEQVEAAKQEGVLFSLHMKATMMKVSDPIIFGHGVQAYFKDLLVKHADTISELGVDFKNGFGDLVSKIQTLPADKKAEIEADIQAAYDNGPDLAMVNSDKGITNLHVPSDVIIDASMPAMIRSGGIMWDKDGKEADTLAVIPDSSYAGVYQAVIDFCKKNGALDPRTMGTVPNVGLMAQKAEEYGSHDKTFEIAEAGTVSIVDANGNVLLSHEVEAGDIWRACQAKDAPIRDWVKLAVTRARASNTPAVFWLDGDRAHDAQLIEKVNTYLKDHDTDGLDIQILPPAAACKYSVERMAKGLDTISVTGNVLRDYNTDLFPILELGTSAKMLSIVPLMNGGGLFETGAGGSAPKHVQQFLAENYLRWDSLGEFLALAVSFEHLGETTGNAKAKVLAKTLDAATGKFLENDKSPTRRLGGIDNRGSHFYLCLYWAQEVAAQTEDAELAAAFQPVADALTKNEDKIVEELIAVQGSEVDAGGYYHFDDEKASAAMRPSSTLNSILALI; translated from the coding sequence ATGAGCACAGAAAAATCCACCATCATCTACACCAAGACTGACGAAGCGCCCGCGCTCGCCACCTACTCCTTCCTGCCCATGGTGCAGGCCTTCGCCAAGTCCGCAGGCGTTTCCGTAGAGACGCGCGACATCTCCCTCGCTGGCCGCATCCTCGCTCACTTCCCGGAAAAACTCACAGAAGCGCAGCGCATCGGCGACCACCTCGCAGAACTGGGCGAACTGGCCAAGACTCCCGAGGCCAACATCATCAAGCTGCCCAACATCTCCGCCTCCATCCCCCAGCTCACCGCCGCCATCAAGGAACTCCAGGAGCACGGCTACGACATTCCCAACTTCCCGTCCGATCCCAAGACCGACGAGGAAAAGGAAGCCAAGGCCCGCTACGCCAAGGTCCTCGGCTCCGCCGTCAACCCCGTCCTCCGCGAGGGCAACTCCGACCGCCGCGCCCCCAACGCCGTAAAGAACTACGCCAAGAAAAACCCGCACTCCATGGGCAAGTGGACCAGCGAGTCCAAGACCCGCGTCGCCACCATGGGCCAAAACGACTTCGCCTCCAACGAGAAGTCCGTCACCCTGCCCGCGGCCACCACCGCTGAGATCGTCTTCACCTCCGCCTCCGGCGAAAAGCAAGTGCTCAAGTCCGGCCTCGCCCTGCAAGCAGGCGAAGTGCTCGACGGCACCTTCATGTCCGCCAAGGCCCTCGACGCCTTCCTCGCCGAGCAAGTCGAAGCCGCCAAGCAAGAAGGCGTGCTCTTCTCCCTCCACATGAAGGCCACCATGATGAAGGTCTCCGACCCCATCATCTTCGGCCACGGCGTCCAAGCCTACTTCAAGGACCTGCTCGTCAAGCACGCCGACACTATTTCCGAGCTCGGAGTCGACTTCAAAAACGGCTTCGGCGACCTCGTATCCAAAATCCAAACACTCCCAGCCGACAAGAAGGCGGAAATCGAGGCCGACATCCAAGCCGCCTACGACAACGGACCTGACCTCGCCATGGTCAACTCCGACAAGGGCATCACCAACCTGCACGTTCCCTCCGATGTCATCATCGACGCCTCCATGCCCGCCATGATCCGTTCCGGCGGCATCATGTGGGACAAGGACGGCAAGGAAGCCGACACCCTCGCCGTCATCCCCGACAGCAGCTACGCCGGCGTCTACCAAGCCGTCATCGACTTCTGCAAGAAGAACGGCGCTCTCGACCCACGTACCATGGGCACCGTGCCCAACGTCGGCCTCATGGCTCAAAAGGCCGAAGAGTACGGCTCCCACGACAAGACCTTCGAAATCGCTGAAGCCGGCACCGTCTCCATCGTCGACGCCAACGGCAACGTGCTCCTCTCCCACGAAGTGGAAGCCGGCGACATCTGGCGGGCCTGCCAAGCCAAGGACGCTCCTATCCGCGACTGGGTAAAGCTCGCCGTCACCCGTGCTCGTGCCTCCAACACGCCCGCCGTCTTCTGGCTCGACGGCGACCGCGCCCACGACGCCCAGCTCATCGAGAAGGTCAACACCTACCTCAAGGACCACGACACCGACGGCCTCGACATCCAAATCCTGCCGCCCGCGGCCGCCTGCAAGTACTCCGTGGAGCGCATGGCCAAGGGACTCGACACCATCTCCGTCACCGGCAACGTGCTGCGCGACTACAACACCGACCTCTTCCCCATCCTCGAGCTCGGCACCTCCGCCAAGATGCTCTCCATCGTTCCCCTCATGAACGGCGGCGGCCTCTTCGAAACCGGAGCCGGCGGTTCCGCTCCCAAGCACGTCCAGCAGTTCCTCGCTGAAAACTACCTGCGCTGGGACTCCCTCGGCGAATTCCTCGCCCTCGCGGTCTCCTTCGAGCACCTCGGCGAAACCACTGGCAACGCCAAGGCCAAGGTCCTCGCCAAGACCCTCGACGCCGCTACCGGAAAATTCCTCGAGAACGACAAGTCCCCGACCCGTCGCCTCGGCGGCATCGACAATCGCGGCTCCCACTTCTACCTCTGCCTCTACTGGGCCCAGGAAGTGGCTGCCCAAACGGAAGACGCCGAGCTCGCCGCCGCCTTCCAGCCCGTGGCCGATGCCCTTACCAAGAACGAGGACAAGATCGTGGAAGAGCTCATCGCCGTCCAAGGCAGCGAAGTCGACGCCGGTGGCTACTACCACTTCGACGACGAGAAGGCCTCCGCCGCCATGCGCCCGAGCTCCACGCTCAACAGCATCCTCGCCCTCATCTAA
- a CDS encoding TolC family protein, giving the protein MTPQDLISRALENNLGLEVSRLDAAIKEDNLRGEWGRFAPSIGVEIGTDRLFKQLNAQDLSSSSAFNPLDPEYNHENYYARGKLGGRLPFGSTYELSGGSGRLESTYTRRASAYYDPEYTSNVKLTVTQPLLRNFGLKVNLAPIRLAKAELEVARFETRSAIETVVARVLLATYETHFSIRNLEVKQESIDLAKALLEENKKRVEAGRMSPINVTQAEARVAEAEAELIEATAFFKQRQNQLQELTQENYVLNAADYVLADVEGALPNVPGRVDHDALASVMLEKNPDYLAAMKAAENEGIRVVYSKNQRYPEINLLMSVGTSGLNDDWRGSVSDFENREDVDWSVGLAFNMALDNRAAKSRHLASKKREQQALLKVKQSEVQLLGALDNAIYQLEAGIKRRDLIEQSVELAREALKAEERRLENGKATNYEVLNQQRELSVSRTQGLAAEVEVQKAWIQLLLLQGELSEVLGYDFSFAEKGEAE; this is encoded by the coding sequence TTGACGCCTCAAGACCTGATCTCCCGCGCCCTGGAAAACAACTTGGGGCTCGAAGTCAGCCGCTTGGACGCGGCGATCAAGGAGGACAACCTTCGCGGCGAATGGGGCCGCTTCGCTCCCAGCATCGGAGTGGAGATCGGCACCGACCGCTTGTTCAAGCAGCTCAACGCCCAGGACCTCAGCAGCTCCTCTGCCTTCAATCCGCTGGATCCCGAGTACAACCACGAGAACTACTACGCCCGCGGCAAGCTGGGCGGGCGCTTGCCATTCGGAAGTACCTATGAGCTCTCTGGTGGCTCGGGACGCTTGGAGAGCACCTATACGCGTCGCGCCAGCGCGTACTACGATCCTGAATACACGTCTAACGTGAAGCTGACGGTGACCCAGCCTTTGCTGCGCAACTTCGGCTTGAAGGTGAATCTCGCGCCCATCCGCTTGGCCAAGGCTGAGCTGGAAGTAGCCCGCTTCGAGACGCGTTCCGCGATCGAAACGGTGGTGGCCAGGGTGTTGCTTGCGACTTACGAGACGCATTTTTCGATCCGCAACCTCGAGGTGAAGCAAGAGTCGATCGATCTTGCCAAGGCCTTGTTGGAAGAGAACAAGAAGCGGGTGGAAGCGGGGCGCATGTCGCCCATCAACGTGACGCAAGCCGAGGCCCGCGTGGCGGAAGCGGAAGCGGAGCTGATCGAGGCGACCGCGTTTTTCAAGCAACGCCAGAACCAGCTGCAGGAGCTGACCCAAGAGAACTACGTGCTGAATGCGGCGGACTACGTTTTGGCTGATGTCGAAGGGGCCTTGCCGAATGTACCGGGCAGGGTGGACCACGATGCGCTGGCGTCGGTGATGCTGGAGAAGAATCCGGACTACTTGGCGGCTATGAAGGCGGCGGAGAACGAGGGAATCCGCGTCGTCTACAGCAAGAATCAACGCTACCCAGAAATCAATTTGCTCATGTCGGTGGGCACCAGCGGCTTGAACGACGACTGGCGCGGCTCGGTTTCGGATTTCGAAAATCGCGAAGACGTGGACTGGAGCGTAGGCTTGGCCTTCAACATGGCTTTGGACAATCGCGCTGCCAAGTCTCGCCACCTCGCGTCCAAGAAGCGCGAGCAGCAAGCTCTCTTGAAGGTGAAGCAGTCCGAGGTCCAATTGTTGGGCGCTTTGGACAACGCGATCTACCAACTGGAAGCGGGCATCAAGCGTCGCGACTTGATCGAGCAATCCGTGGAGCTCGCTCGCGAAGCCCTGAAGGCGGAAGAGCGCCGCTTGGAAAACGGCAAGGCCACCAACTACGAAGTGCTTAACCAGCAGCGCGAGCTCAGCGTTTCTCGTACGCAAGGCCTCGCGGCCGAGGTGGAAGTGCAAAAGGCTTGGATCCAGTTGTTGCTTCTGCAGGGCGAACTTTCCGAGGTGCTCGGATACGACTTTAGCTTCGCCGAGAAGGGCGAAGCGGAATAG
- a CDS encoding efflux RND transporter periplasmic adaptor subunit — translation MESEDRFDAASFEKLLGDAVDPVSFWNTLARYLSQQWELKRALVLHVASASEVRLLGQHGQGGMSELPQSVRRAVVGEKPEGAQVIEEGAERWLVAGLERADGVSLVLLAEGREGLQQDAAKVVSLAQALVSGSEAKQAALRSSRSLDQFSKIVDLGLLLGESVNFDPAAMTLCSELAHHLKAMRVTLSWKSGDKYKLVATSHGGRVRNDTEAAGSLLRLMEEAADQSCEVAHPPLDGDALNLQHRLYSESNANCRVLSLPIRFEDGCVGVLTVEHPQEDAPVGQEDIETLRVILDLVAPRLEEMHRKTGWFGARIWRRSRRFCAGFIGYRHTGWKVTGLLIVAFMLVSLVVRMEHKVKASFILKSEASAFLTAPFPGYIDQVHHDVGDIVQAGDLLLDLDRREFEVQLAELVANRDRNLTDARRLEGEGELTEMRLAQLAAKQVDAKIDVLEYRLSKTQVRAPFDGIIVEGDLRERLASPVQAGETLYRIVKLEGLYGELRVDERDINYLSPDQVGQMAFASRPYDRYDVRLEQFEPVAIIEESGTYFRVRIHLEDAPDDWWRPGMSGVCKVDAGKRSLAWILMHRTVEFFRMLFWF, via the coding sequence ATGGAATCGGAAGACAGATTTGATGCGGCCAGCTTCGAGAAATTGCTCGGAGACGCGGTGGATCCGGTAAGCTTTTGGAATACGCTGGCTCGTTACCTTTCCCAGCAGTGGGAGTTGAAGCGCGCGCTGGTGCTGCACGTGGCTTCCGCCTCGGAAGTGCGCTTGCTCGGCCAGCACGGCCAAGGGGGAATGTCGGAGCTGCCGCAGAGCGTGCGCCGCGCGGTGGTGGGCGAAAAGCCGGAAGGCGCCCAGGTCATAGAAGAGGGCGCGGAACGCTGGCTCGTTGCCGGCTTGGAGCGTGCGGATGGCGTTTCTCTGGTGCTACTGGCCGAAGGACGCGAAGGCCTGCAGCAAGATGCTGCCAAGGTCGTATCCCTGGCTCAGGCCTTGGTATCCGGCTCGGAGGCGAAACAGGCGGCATTGCGTTCAAGTCGTTCGCTGGACCAATTTTCCAAGATCGTTGACCTCGGCCTCCTTTTGGGGGAGTCGGTCAATTTCGATCCGGCGGCCATGACGCTTTGCAGCGAGCTGGCCCACCACCTCAAGGCTATGCGAGTGACCTTGTCGTGGAAATCTGGCGACAAGTATAAGCTGGTCGCCACCAGCCATGGCGGTCGCGTGCGCAACGACACCGAAGCCGCTGGCTCCTTGCTACGCCTGATGGAAGAGGCGGCGGACCAATCCTGCGAGGTCGCTCACCCGCCGCTGGATGGCGATGCCTTGAATCTGCAGCACCGTTTGTATTCGGAAAGCAATGCCAACTGCAGAGTGCTTTCCTTGCCGATTCGTTTTGAAGATGGATGTGTGGGCGTTCTGACGGTTGAGCATCCACAGGAAGATGCTCCGGTTGGGCAAGAGGACATCGAAACCTTGCGAGTCATCCTCGACTTGGTTGCTCCTCGCCTAGAAGAGATGCATCGCAAAACGGGCTGGTTCGGGGCGCGTATCTGGCGCCGCTCCCGCCGTTTTTGCGCAGGTTTCATCGGCTATCGCCATACCGGTTGGAAGGTGACCGGCTTGTTGATCGTGGCTTTCATGCTGGTCTCGCTGGTGGTGCGCATGGAGCACAAGGTGAAGGCGTCCTTTATTTTGAAGTCCGAGGCATCGGCTTTTTTGACAGCTCCATTTCCTGGATACATCGACCAAGTTCACCATGACGTAGGCGATATCGTGCAAGCAGGCGACTTGTTGCTGGATCTAGATCGCCGTGAATTCGAAGTTCAACTCGCGGAATTGGTGGCTAATCGCGACCGCAACCTCACCGATGCCCGTCGCCTTGAGGGCGAAGGCGAGCTGACCGAGATGCGCTTGGCTCAATTGGCAGCCAAGCAAGTGGATGCCAAGATCGATGTACTTGAGTATCGCTTGTCCAAGACTCAGGTGCGAGCGCCTTTCGATGGCATTATCGTGGAAGGCGACTTGCGCGAGCGGCTCGCTTCGCCCGTGCAAGCTGGCGAAACGCTTTATCGCATCGTGAAGCTAGAAGGGTTGTACGGGGAGCTGCGGGTGGACGAGCGGGACATCAATTACCTTTCCCCAGATCAAGTGGGGCAGATGGCTTTTGCGAGTCGCCCTTACGATCGCTATGACGTGAGGCTCGAGCAGTTCGAACCGGTGGCGATCATCGAGGAGTCGGGAACCTATTTTCGTGTCCGTATCCATTTGGAGGATGCGCCTGACGATTGGTGGCGTCCGGGCATGAGCGGCGTGTGCAAGGTGGATGCAGGCAAGCGTTCGCTGGCGTGGATCCTGATGCACCGCACCGTCGAATTCTTCCGCATGCTTTTCTGGTTCTAG
- a CDS encoding prepilin peptidase: MSNPFQLQAPSEFQHRFFEKPVPAPLKGMDVWAKGVAGRWSRRASVRKKWQEKVDTALGLLADLRDLSDAALDSELQRCGAAARLEGPLCLKPTAESLALVCELSRRSLGLTPYPVQMLAALALCQGYLAEIDTGEGKTLSLAMAASLACMGGGYCHIVTANDYLADRDAKIMSRLYDRVGLEVGSVTSQSEPVERSHAYAKQVVYTTAKEVAADYLRDRIFLGEANCSGRRYSAKRLSGRGRNYVGMVQRGLFRAFIDEADNGLIDEATTPLIISRQQDMDDLEAACRAAWFVASEMEEGRDFRVWVQQRRLEFTPQGRQRARESGSYPDAALWECPTRRSQLVQLGLEARQFFLKGTHYIIEKKYLGTSTSPIVIVDESTGRPMPNRSWKLGMHQMVEAKEDLPMTPPTQTIAQISFQTFFRRYGHLSGATGTAKEIADEVWQTYDLATVRIPRNKPKRVTDRGMRFFLTVDDKEDAIIEEIRQRQSNGQPVLVGTQSVTASERLARRLNINGVRCEVLNAVRIEDEAKIIEQAGQLGHVTIATNMAGRGTDIKLKAGVEALGGLHVIATEPASSRRVHRQLFGRAARQGARGSTSAYYSFEDELLVKQLPSSALRVLKWFNRVPLVSGLSRLGLFYAQRRAEKLAKIARKAVMKNENELRSSLGFSRGESTQ; encoded by the coding sequence ATGAGCAATCCCTTCCAGCTCCAGGCTCCCAGCGAGTTCCAGCACCGCTTCTTCGAGAAGCCGGTTCCGGCGCCTTTGAAGGGTATGGACGTTTGGGCGAAGGGGGTTGCGGGGCGTTGGTCTCGCCGCGCTTCGGTGCGCAAGAAGTGGCAGGAAAAAGTGGATACTGCTCTCGGCTTGCTGGCGGATCTGAGAGATTTGAGCGACGCGGCCTTGGACTCGGAACTGCAGCGTTGCGGAGCGGCAGCTCGGTTGGAGGGGCCGCTTTGCCTGAAGCCGACGGCGGAAAGCCTGGCTTTGGTTTGCGAACTCTCGCGCCGCAGCCTCGGACTGACTCCCTATCCGGTGCAGATGCTGGCAGCCTTGGCCTTGTGCCAGGGGTACTTGGCCGAAATCGATACGGGAGAGGGAAAGACTTTATCTTTGGCCATGGCGGCCTCGCTGGCCTGCATGGGCGGCGGCTATTGCCACATCGTGACGGCCAACGACTACTTGGCGGATCGCGACGCCAAGATCATGTCGCGACTGTACGATCGCGTGGGCTTGGAAGTGGGATCGGTGACCAGCCAGTCGGAGCCGGTCGAACGTTCCCACGCTTACGCGAAGCAGGTCGTCTACACTACGGCCAAGGAAGTGGCGGCGGACTACTTGCGGGACCGCATTTTCTTGGGCGAAGCCAACTGTTCGGGACGTCGCTACAGCGCTAAGAGACTTTCCGGTAGGGGCCGCAACTATGTGGGCATGGTGCAGCGCGGGCTATTTCGTGCCTTCATCGACGAGGCGGATAACGGCTTGATCGACGAGGCAACGACTCCGCTGATCATCAGTCGCCAGCAGGACATGGATGATCTGGAGGCAGCCTGCCGGGCAGCTTGGTTCGTGGCTTCCGAGATGGAGGAGGGCAGGGATTTTCGAGTTTGGGTCCAGCAACGTCGCTTGGAGTTCACCCCGCAAGGCCGCCAACGCGCCCGCGAATCGGGAAGCTACCCGGACGCAGCGCTCTGGGAATGTCCCACTCGCCGCAGCCAGCTGGTGCAGCTCGGCCTGGAGGCACGCCAGTTTTTCCTCAAGGGCACCCACTACATTATAGAGAAGAAGTATCTCGGCACCTCGACCAGCCCGATCGTCATCGTAGACGAGAGCACGGGACGTCCTATGCCGAACCGTAGTTGGAAATTGGGGATGCACCAGATGGTGGAGGCCAAGGAAGACCTGCCCATGACGCCGCCGACCCAGACCATTGCCCAGATCAGCTTCCAAACCTTCTTCCGACGTTACGGTCATCTGTCGGGGGCGACGGGCACGGCGAAGGAGATCGCCGACGAGGTCTGGCAAACCTACGACTTGGCGACGGTGCGGATTCCCCGTAACAAGCCCAAGCGAGTAACGGACCGAGGCATGCGTTTCTTTCTGACCGTCGACGACAAGGAAGACGCTATCATCGAAGAGATCAGACAGCGCCAATCCAATGGGCAGCCCGTCCTAGTCGGTACCCAGAGCGTAACCGCCAGCGAGCGCTTGGCTCGGAGGCTCAACATCAATGGAGTGCGTTGCGAGGTATTGAATGCGGTGCGTATCGAGGACGAGGCCAAGATCATCGAGCAGGCAGGACAGCTTGGACACGTGACCATCGCTACCAACATGGCCGGCCGCGGGACCGACATTAAGCTCAAGGCCGGAGTGGAAGCCTTGGGCGGCTTGCACGTGATCGCCACCGAACCGGCTAGCAGCCGTCGTGTGCATCGTCAGCTTTTTGGACGAGCAGCCCGTCAGGGAGCTCGCGGCTCGACCAGCGCGTATTACTCTTTCGAGGACGAGTTGCTGGTGAAGCAGCTGCCTAGCTCGGCCTTGCGAGTCTTGAAGTGGTTCAACCGAGTACCCCTTGTATCCGGATTGTCACGACTCGGGCTCTTTTACGCCCAGCGTCGAGCGGAGAAACTTGCCAAGATCGCTCGCAAGGCAGTGATGAAAAACGAAAACGAATTGCGTTCGTCCCTCGGGTTCTCACGGGGAGAGAGCACCCAATGA
- a CDS encoding efflux RND transporter periplasmic adaptor subunit, protein MYPLYRFVRLRSLFAASLGFLVSSSLLAETRWVEGISQPMERITVSSPVEEIVKSVSVSEGDEVEAGQVLAELLSSQERLEVERLEVLIEKAEVDFKATADLVAERIESEDKLVEARTALQSLKIEREIALNDVEERIIRSPIAGVVVFRLKDPGEAIGRVEPLFEVIKSDQLKLQFFMSASDLPALQVGGEAEVQFPIAKPGQTFTARLDFVDPQIDSRSGLFRVRYVFDNTQAGVKPGARVQVKLDLGDQ, encoded by the coding sequence ATGTATCCACTTTATCGATTCGTGCGCTTGCGGAGCTTGTTCGCTGCAAGTTTAGGTTTCCTCGTTAGCTCAAGCCTGCTCGCGGAAACGCGTTGGGTGGAAGGCATCAGCCAACCGATGGAGCGTATCACCGTGAGTTCTCCGGTGGAGGAAATCGTAAAGTCCGTGTCCGTCTCGGAAGGGGACGAAGTGGAAGCGGGACAGGTTTTGGCGGAGCTGCTTTCCTCCCAGGAGCGGCTGGAGGTCGAGCGTTTGGAAGTGCTGATCGAGAAGGCGGAAGTCGATTTCAAGGCGACGGCTGACCTCGTGGCGGAACGCATCGAAAGCGAGGACAAGCTGGTGGAGGCCCGCACGGCGTTGCAGAGCCTCAAGATCGAGCGCGAGATCGCTCTTAACGATGTGGAGGAACGCATTATCCGTTCTCCCATCGCGGGCGTGGTGGTTTTTCGTTTGAAGGACCCGGGCGAAGCGATCGGGCGAGTGGAGCCGCTGTTCGAAGTGATCAAGTCGGACCAGCTCAAGCTGCAGTTCTTCATGTCGGCTTCCGACTTGCCGGCTTTACAGGTGGGCGGCGAAGCGGAGGTGCAATTCCCCATCGCCAAACCGGGCCAAACCTTCACGGCGCGGCTGGACTTCGTGGATCCGCAGATCGACTCCCGCAGCGGACTTTTCCGGGTGCGCTACGTCTTCGACAATACGCAGGCTGGGGTGAAGCCCGGCGCCCGCGTGCAAGTGAAACTCGACTTGGGGGATCAGTAA